A segment of the Cohnella algarum genome:
GATGACGATGTCGGGCGAAAGCTCGGCGATTTTCTCGTAGGCGGCGATTCCGTTCGATGCGGTCCCGGCAAGCTCGGTCCGGTAAGCCGGCCAATCGACCATGCTCGAAATGCCGTCCAGAATGATTCGTTCGTCGTCCGCCAGCAGGACTTTGTACATCGTTTATCCCTCCGTATCGTTCGGTAAGCGGATGATGATCCGGGTGCCGTGGCCGGGCCGGCTTTCGACCTGGACCCCGTAAGCTTCCCCGAAGCTCAGCTTGATGCGCTCGTCGATATTGATCAAACCGATGCCGTTGCCTTTCGAGGCTAACCGGCCGCTGCGAAGCCGGGCAAGCGTATCCGCCGGCATGCCCGGACCGTCGTCCTCGACCGTCAGATTCAGGCTGTTCTCCGTCTCGTACGCCCGGATCCAGATGGAGCAGCCGTCGATGGACGGCTCGAGCGCGTATTGAATGGCGTTCTCGAGCAGCGGCTGCAGCGTGAGCTTCGGGACTTTCAGATGGTGATACCGCTCCGGAATTTCCAGGGAAAAGACAAGGCGCTCCCCGAACCGGAACTTCTGGATCGTAATGTAGCTGCGCACGATGGCGATTTCGTCGGCCAGCGTCACGATCGGCTCCTTTAGGCTGACGGAATTGCGTAGGAGCAGGCCGAGCGCCTCCACCATCTGCGATATTTGCGTCTGCTTGTTCATTTTGGCGATCCAGTTGATCGATTCCAGCGTGTTGTACAGAAAATGGGGATTGATCTGGGCCTGGAGCGCCTTGAATTCCGTTTCCTTCAGGAGCAGCCGGTTCGAATAGTTTTCGGTAATGAGCGTGTTGATCCGCTCGATCATGAGCCGGAACGTTCGCTGCAGCAGCCCGATTTCGTCCATCGCTTTCGAAGCGTCGTCGCCGCTCAGCACGTTCGCTTCCGCAAAATTCCCTTTTTCCGCCAGTTTCATGCGTCCGATCAGCTCGTCGATCGGTCTCGTCAGGCTCCGGGAAAAGCGGATGCCCCACAGGATGACCAGGATGAAAATGACGCCGAACACGATGACGACAAGCCGTTTGACGAAAATGATCCGCTCGAAAACCTGGTTGTACGGCGTCAAGTTCAGGTACGTCCACCCAGTCGAGGCCGATCGGCTGTGGGAGACGAACAGCGTTTCGCCGCCCGACGTTTCGGTGAAATAGCCTTTCCTGTCTTCGTTCAGCCGGTCCTCGATGACGGCCGTATCGAAGGAGGGCCTGCGCGGATAGACGACGTCGCTGTCCGACAAAATGAGCAGCTCTCCCTCTTCCGCGACCGATTTCCGGACGATGGCGTCGAGGTTGACGCGGATGATGAGCGTGCCCAAGTAAAGCAAATCGATGTTCGTCGTCGAAAAAGAACGGATGTCCCGGACCGAAATGAGCGCGGAATCGTTCTCGTCCGGAAACACCCAGACGTCTCCGCCCCCGGCTTCCCCGGCGAGCTGCATGATGCGGGCTTTTTTGGCGGAGCCGATGGAGTACGTATTGCCCGCCGCATGCTCGGTTCCGTTCGAATCGATCAGATGAATCGAGAACAAATTCGGCTCCGAGCCGATATACGACAGAAGCCGGTCGATCAAATTAAGGCGCAGGAGGTGGGAATCGTAATCCGGCCCGCTCGTGCGCAGCGAGCGCAGCATGTTCTGAAGCTGGACGTCGGCGACCATGTTGTACGAAATCTGCTCGATGCGCTGCAGTTCGCTTTCGATCGCCGACGACGACAAATTCAGCACCTGCGACGATTTGTCGTAAAGCTGGCGATCGTAGATCGAAAACGCGTACTGCTGTACAAGGGTCGTAAACGCGAAGGTGACGATGATGGTCAGGGCGATCAGGATGGAAAGCTTGTTCCGGATTTTCATATGGCGATAGGCGCGAAACCATTTTTCCATAACCCAAGCTCCCGTCCTATTAAGTAAAGAAAATTATGTCATCAAAGCGGAAACGCTGTCAATGGAAAGCCAAGGAGAGAAAGGAAGGAGGAGGGGCGACGGTATAAGCGGAGGATAGGAAGCCGGCATTCGCGGACGGGCGGCGGCAGCGTCGTCCTGACGCAAGTGCAGCCGGCAGCTAGGATTTGCGCCGGGAGGCAAGACGAGTACGAGGCAGGGAGCGCCGGAGAATAAACGAACGTGCGGGCAGGGGGAAGTCGGATGGGCGCCGTTAGCGTCCAAATGGGATGGGACCAAGCGGCCAGGCCCCGGGGGCTCGGCGGGGAGCCCCGACCCGTTCGTCGGGACCGCACGCCCGGCTCGGAACTCTTGCTAACAAATGAAATCGTCGGGCGGGCACTACCGCAAGTAACCGGCAAGCGGCCAAAGCTTGAGTGCCCGAATGCCATCGGCGACAAGCCCGGCGACGGCGATTCCGCCCCGTTCCTGGAAATGGGTGTTGTCCTCGACGCCTCCGGGAAAATTGGCGAATTCGCCGGGCGCCCCCCACATGAACAGATTTTTCGTTTCTTCTTCTCCCAGTTCCTCGAACAACCGCTTGCTCGCGGCAGCCAGATCGAGGAGCGGCACTCCTTCCTCTTCGGCCAATTCCCGCACCGCGTCCAGGTAAGCCCCGTGCGTATCGCGGAGGGTCCCGTTTTCCTCGAAATACCGGCGATGCACGGAGGTGACCAGCACGGGATGGGCGCCGCGCTCGCGGGCCCCGTCGATATATTTTCGCAAATACGACTTGTATGTCGTGGAAGGCTCCGTGTGCCGCTCCTCGTCGGGCTTCTGATCGTTATGTCCGAATTGGATGAGCAAATAATCGTCGGCCTTGATTTCGTTCAAAATCGCGTCCAGCCGACCTTCGTCGATGAAGCTTTTGGAGCTGCGGCCGGATTTCGCATGGTTGGCCACGACGACGTCGTGCTTCAGGAAGCTCTGAAGCATCTGTCCCCAGCCGGCGTACGGAAACCCGTCCTCCGGCTGATCGGTCACGGTCGAATCGCCGGCCAGGAACATCGTCGCCGCATGCGGGGCGGGCGTAATTTCCAGCGCGTTGACGCGCGGGGCCGGACCGGAAAAATGCAGCTTGAGCTGCCCGTCCCGGACGCTTGCCGCAACGGTTTCCCGCACGAATTGGCCGGCCGAAACGCTGCGCCGCTGCAATAGCAGACGGCCGGGCGAGGCTTTGAGCGTCGTGCACGCCGGAGCGATCCAGTCCCCCATCAGGACGGACAGCGTATAATTGCCGTTCGGAACGTCCACGATGAATACGGCGTCCGCGGGAATGACGAGGTCGCGCTTGAGCGGGCCGGGCTCCTTGCGGTCGCGGGCGGCGACGGCGGAGCCGGCGGCAAAGCCGTACCCCGAGCCGGAATCGTATACGGTGCGGTCGGTTACTTTTATGTACCCCGATTCGGGTTCGGAGCTGCCGAAATCGAATTTCCAACTCTTTTTATCCATCTTTAAGGCCAACCTCCCGTCGTTTTATCTAATACTGTCATTATAGGACCTTAGCCTTTCCGGCGGTAGGCAATAATCCGGGCGGAATGTTCAATAAACCGTCCAACGGGTAAAACTATGGAGAAAGAAAAGCAACGGCGGTTAGTTCGGTCGGGCTTAGGCCAAACTTTGATAAAGTCCGTCAATTGTCGGCAAAGAGTCTGTACCTGTTTGTAAAGCCTGTGTTAAGATATGATGTGGATTTGTAAACTAAACGTTAAGGCATCCATCAGTGGAAAGAAGGGCTATCGGTGTTTCGGAAAAAGGATATTTTCTTTAAAACGTTGGAGGAAATGGCCGATCTCATCGTCGAAACGGTTGACCGGTTTGCGGCCGCGGTCGACGGAGATTTGCCGGATACGGCGGCTTTCGCCAAAGAAATGAAGGAGTACGAGCATCGCGGCGACAATTTCGCCCACCTGATTTTGACCGAATTGAACAAGACGTTCATCACCCCGATCGAACGGGAAGACATCATGGCCCTCACGAAAATGCTCGACGACGTGCTCGACGGCATCGAGGCGAGCGCCTCCCGGTTCGACATGTACCAAATTTCGAAGGCCGACCCCTACATCCGCAAATTCGGCGACTGCCTCCGCCGTTCCGGCCTGGAGATCAAATCCGCCATTTACTTGCTGACCCAGAAGAAGCTGCTGGCCATGCAGACGCACTGCGTGACGCTGAACGAGCTCGAGAACGAAGGGGACGAACTGATGCGGCAAGGCATCAAAAATTTGTTCGTCAACGTCAAGGACCCGATCGAACTGATCAAGCACAAAGAAATTTACGAGCGGCTGGAAGAGACGACCGACGCCTGCGAAGACGTTGCAAACATTCTCCAGTCGATCATTATGCGCAATTCGTAAGAGCGCGATAGAAGAGACGTGACAAGATGGATCAGTTAACTATAATTGTCGTTCTAATCGTCGTACTGGCGCTTGCTTTCGATTTCATCAACGGGTTTCACGACACGGCCAACGCGATCGCCACCAGCGTTTCCACCCGGGCCCTGCGCCCGCGCGTCGCGATTTTGCTGGCGGCCGTCATGAACTTGATCGGCGCGCTCATGTTTACCGGAGTCGCGAAAACGATCGGCGGATCGATCACGGACCCGTTCAAGCTCGAGCACGGGCTGACCGTCGTCATGGCCACCTTGATCGCCGCGATCGCTTGGAATTTGATCACATGGTGGTTCGGCATTCCGTCCTCGTCCTCGCACGCGCTGATCGGGTCGCTGGCCGGCGCCGCGATCGCTTCCGAAGGCTGGAACGGCATCAATTATTCGGGCTTTTCCTCCATCGTGCTGGGCCTGGTCATTTCGCCGGTGATCGCGTTTGCGCTCGGATTTACGATCATGTTCCTGTTCAAGCGCATCCTGGCTCGGACAAGCCCGCATCAGATCAACAAGGTTTTCCGTTCGGGACAAGTTCTTACCGCCGCCTTCCAGGCGTTTACGCACGGCACGAACGACGCGCAAAAAGCGATGGGCATCATCACGATGGCGCTCGTCGTCGGAGGCTTCCAGACGACGCTCGACGTGCCGTTCTGGGTCAAGCTTTCCGCGGCGCTCGCCATGGCTCTCGGAACGTCGCTCGGCGGCTGGAAAATCATCAAGACGATGGGGACGAAAATTTTCAAAATCGAGCCGATCAACGGCTTCTCCGCCGACCTCAGCTCGGCCGCCGTCATTTTTTCGTCGACGCTGCTTCATCTTCCGGTCAGCACGACTCATGCGATTACGTCGTCCATTTTGGGCGTCGGCGCGGCCAAGCGTTTCCGCAGCGTTCGCTGGGATACGGCCGGCCGAATCGTCATGACGTGGATCGTCACGATTCCGATCGCCAGCGTCCTTGCGGCTTGCGTGTACTGGGTTTTGAGTTTGTTCCATTGATCCGCCGTCGGTTCTTTCGCTCGCTTTTCCGGCCAAACATCCATCACCATTTTAGCGGATTCTGGTTACAATAGTAGTGAATCCAACTTTTTGCCTGTCTTGATCTTGCCGCCAATCGGCCGCCGCCGGCGACCGTTTGGAGTTGGGAGGTACGTCATGCAGACATCCGTACTACAAGCCAAATCGTGCGCCGAATTGTTCGAGGAGTTCAAAAAAGAACGCCCGGACGTCCGGGGAGAGAAGCTTGTCTTCACTGGCGTCGGCGGCAGAGACGTGTATAATATTACGGCCCCGTTCCAGGACGACGGAGAATGGGTCATCGCGGGCCGGGTCGAAAGAAGAGACAGCGAGAGGTCGCAGGTGATGTTTTTCGTCGAGCGGCACGGCCAGTGGCAGCCGCGGCCGAACGCCCCGGTGTTCGCGCTGCAGGATCCTTTCGTCACCTTTATTCGGGGGGAGCTTGTTTTCGGCGGCGTCGAAGTGTACTTCGACAGCTCCGACGAGCATTACGTCACTTCGTGGCGGACCGTTTTTTACCGCGGGCCCCGGGTGAACGAGCTGGAGCCTTTCGCCAAAGGGCCGCTGACGATGAAGGATATCCGGCTTGCGGAGATCGGCGACGGACGAATCGGCGTGTTCACCCGCCCGATGCCGGTCGACGATGCCCGGGCGATGATCGGGTATACCGAAATCGGAAAGCTCGAAGAGCTGACCGAGCAGGTGTTGGAAACCGCGCCGGTGCTTCCGGATCAGTTTCTGAAAGCGGAATGGGGCGGCGCGAACGAGACGCACAGGCTCGCGAACGGATGGATCGGCGTTTTGGGCCATATTGCTTGCATGGAAGAAGGAAACATCCGGCATTATTATCCGATGACTTTCGCCCTTCATCCGGATACGCGCAAGTATACGCCGATCAAGCTGATCGCTTCGCGGGATATGTTTCCCGACGGCCCGGCGAAACGGGCGGACCTGGAGGACGTGCTGTTCAGCGGCGGGCTGCATCGCCACGAGGACGGCACGGCCACGCTGTACACCGGCGTCAACGATGCGGAAGCGCACCGGATCGTGATCGAGGATCCTTTTTTGGAGTACGAGCAATAGATCGCTTTTGAACGCCAATAAGCGGCAAAGCCTGGGGATGTTCCGGCTTTGCCGCTTATTTGGCGTCTGCGGGACCCGTGCGCAAGCGCCGTCCCCGGCGCTGAAGCGGGCATGGACGCGGGACCCGTGCGCAAGCGCCGTCCCCGGCGCTGCGGGCATGAACGCTGCCCGAGCCGACGCCCGGATCCGGCGGCATGCGAGGTTCGCTGCGGGCGCTCTTTCGCGAAGCGCCGCTTTTTTATCGGCGCTTGCGCGGCCGGCCGCCGCCCGTTCGCCGCACGGCGCTTCTGTATGAGCGCCTGCCGGAGCCTCCGTAGCCGCGCTTGCCGGAGCCGCGGCGCCCCGTTCGCCTGCGCGATCTTTTGCGCGGGCGGTACTCGATGCCCGGCGACAGGTCCGAGCCGGCGGTTCCGGCCTTGCCTTTGCCGATAAACAGTTTGATAAGCGGAGCCATTTGCTGCATGGTGGCTACGAATTTTTGGATTTTTCCCATGTTGGCGAGAATGCCGTCGATACCGCCCAAACGATCGACCAATCCCTTGATGTCGTTCAGGTTGGCGAAGGCGGCGAGTCCTTTGGCCGGAGCCGCGGCCTGGACGGCGGGGTTGACGACTTCGACCGGACTGAAGGGAACCGGGGGCCCCCCGAAGGGATCGCCGAGTCCGGGAAACGCGCCTCCCGCTCCTTGAGGCACTCCCCCGAGCGGCGGGCCTCCGCCGCCCGGACCGGGAGTCAGGCCGCGCAGGGAGGGCGGATTGCTGTTGGCGTTGTTCATATGGCAGGTGTCACACCCTTTGA
Coding sequences within it:
- a CDS encoding cache domain-containing sensor histidine kinase — encoded protein: MEKWFRAYRHMKIRNKLSILIALTIIVTFAFTTLVQQYAFSIYDRQLYDKSSQVLNLSSSAIESELQRIEQISYNMVADVQLQNMLRSLRTSGPDYDSHLLRLNLIDRLLSYIGSEPNLFSIHLIDSNGTEHAAGNTYSIGSAKKARIMQLAGEAGGGDVWVFPDENDSALISVRDIRSFSTTNIDLLYLGTLIIRVNLDAIVRKSVAEEGELLILSDSDVVYPRRPSFDTAVIEDRLNEDRKGYFTETSGGETLFVSHSRSASTGWTYLNLTPYNQVFERIIFVKRLVVIVFGVIFILVILWGIRFSRSLTRPIDELIGRMKLAEKGNFAEANVLSGDDASKAMDEIGLLQRTFRLMIERINTLITENYSNRLLLKETEFKALQAQINPHFLYNTLESINWIAKMNKQTQISQMVEALGLLLRNSVSLKEPIVTLADEIAIVRSYITIQKFRFGERLVFSLEIPERYHHLKVPKLTLQPLLENAIQYALEPSIDGCSIWIRAYETENSLNLTVEDDGPGMPADTLARLRSGRLASKGNGIGLINIDERIKLSFGEAYGVQVESRPGHGTRIIIRLPNDTEG
- a CDS encoding rhamnogalacturonan acetylesterase: MDKKSWKFDFGSSEPESGYIKVTDRTVYDSGSGYGFAAGSAVAARDRKEPGPLKRDLVIPADAVFIVDVPNGNYTLSVLMGDWIAPACTTLKASPGRLLLQRRSVSAGQFVRETVAASVRDGQLKLHFSGPAPRVNALEITPAPHAATMFLAGDSTVTDQPEDGFPYAGWGQMLQSFLKHDVVVANHAKSGRSSKSFIDEGRLDAILNEIKADDYLLIQFGHNDQKPDEERHTEPSTTYKSYLRKYIDGARERGAHPVLVTSVHRRYFEENGTLRDTHGAYLDAVRELAEEEGVPLLDLAAASKRLFEELGEEETKNLFMWGAPGEFANFPGGVEDNTHFQERGGIAVAGLVADGIRALKLWPLAGYLR
- a CDS encoding DUF47 domain-containing protein; translated protein: MFRKKDIFFKTLEEMADLIVETVDRFAAAVDGDLPDTAAFAKEMKEYEHRGDNFAHLILTELNKTFITPIEREDIMALTKMLDDVLDGIEASASRFDMYQISKADPYIRKFGDCLRRSGLEIKSAIYLLTQKKLLAMQTHCVTLNELENEGDELMRQGIKNLFVNVKDPIELIKHKEIYERLEETTDACEDVANILQSIIMRNS
- a CDS encoding inorganic phosphate transporter; translation: MDQLTIIVVLIVVLALAFDFINGFHDTANAIATSVSTRALRPRVAILLAAVMNLIGALMFTGVAKTIGGSITDPFKLEHGLTVVMATLIAAIAWNLITWWFGIPSSSSHALIGSLAGAAIASEGWNGINYSGFSSIVLGLVISPVIAFALGFTIMFLFKRILARTSPHQINKVFRSGQVLTAAFQAFTHGTNDAQKAMGIITMALVVGGFQTTLDVPFWVKLSAALAMALGTSLGGWKIIKTMGTKIFKIEPINGFSADLSSAAVIFSSTLLHLPVSTTHAITSSILGVGAAKRFRSVRWDTAGRIVMTWIVTIPIASVLAACVYWVLSLFH
- a CDS encoding DUF1861 family protein, with protein sequence MQTSVLQAKSCAELFEEFKKERPDVRGEKLVFTGVGGRDVYNITAPFQDDGEWVIAGRVERRDSERSQVMFFVERHGQWQPRPNAPVFALQDPFVTFIRGELVFGGVEVYFDSSDEHYVTSWRTVFYRGPRVNELEPFAKGPLTMKDIRLAEIGDGRIGVFTRPMPVDDARAMIGYTEIGKLEELTEQVLETAPVLPDQFLKAEWGGANETHRLANGWIGVLGHIACMEEGNIRHYYPMTFALHPDTRKYTPIKLIASRDMFPDGPAKRADLEDVLFSGGLHRHEDGTATLYTGVNDAEAHRIVIEDPFLEYEQ